A single Gemmatimonadota bacterium DNA region contains:
- the rsfS gene encoding ribosome silencing factor: MTLASKEIAEQATLSMLAKNAADVMIIDLRGLSSITDYFVIGTAGSEPQIKAVVEQVASDLKERETIPWHSEGKQSWRWVLLDYVDVVVHVFRAEVRAFYGLERLWGDAPRIAVTTDAATGEIIRTSDAGVPEIGVDALEHEA, from the coding sequence CTTTCCATGCTGGCCAAGAATGCGGCGGACGTGATGATCATCGACCTCAGGGGGCTCTCGTCCATCACGGACTACTTCGTCATCGGGACGGCGGGTTCCGAGCCGCAGATCAAGGCGGTCGTCGAGCAGGTGGCGTCGGATCTCAAGGAGCGGGAAACGATACCCTGGCACTCGGAGGGCAAACAGAGCTGGCGGTGGGTCCTGCTCGATTACGTGGACGTGGTCGTTCACGTGTTCAGAGCGGAAGTCCGGGCATTCTACGGACTCGAGCGGCTCTGGGGAGACGCGCCCCGGATCGCCGTTACAACCGACGCGGCAACGGGTGAAATCATCCGCACGTCCGACGCGGGCGTCCCGGAGATCGGGGTGGACGCGCTTGAACACGAGGCATAG
- a CDS encoding sugar kinase, with the protein MGILVVGTVAFDSVKTPEGEANDAIGGSATYFSAAASFYAPVDVIAVVGNDFPLASLDFLRERQVDVSGLEVKEGKTFRWAGEYAANMNDRRTIDTQLNVFSGFKPVLAERHRAHDHVFLANLDPDVQRDVLTQACRTDGKDRAGQPGIVACDTMDFWIEGQRTSLLSTLSGVDVLIINDSEALQLVDDHNLVRAAERILELGPRAVVVKRGAHGATLCTRDAWFGIPSYPVATVVDPTGAGDTFAGGFMGYLARSGDTGVGALKRAMVHGSVMASFNVEDFSVRRLESLTEAEISDRHDRFMEMITP; encoded by the coding sequence TTGGGCATTCTCGTCGTCGGAACGGTGGCTTTTGATTCGGTGAAGACTCCGGAAGGAGAGGCGAACGACGCGATCGGGGGTTCGGCGACCTATTTTTCTGCGGCCGCCAGCTTCTACGCGCCGGTAGACGTCATTGCCGTCGTGGGAAACGATTTCCCACTGGCGTCCCTGGATTTCCTGCGGGAGAGACAAGTCGACGTATCGGGCCTGGAGGTGAAGGAAGGAAAGACCTTCCGCTGGGCAGGCGAATACGCCGCCAACATGAACGACCGCCGCACGATCGACACGCAGTTGAACGTGTTTTCCGGTTTCAAGCCCGTACTGGCGGAGCGGCACCGCGCGCACGATCACGTGTTCCTGGCGAATCTCGATCCGGACGTTCAGCGCGACGTGCTGACCCAGGCCTGCCGAACGGACGGAAAGGACCGAGCGGGACAGCCCGGAATCGTCGCCTGCGACACCATGGACTTCTGGATCGAGGGGCAGAGGACGTCGCTGCTGTCGACGCTCAGCGGAGTGGACGTGCTGATCATCAACGACAGCGAGGCCCTGCAGCTGGTGGATGACCACAACCTCGTGCGGGCGGCGGAACGCATCCTGGAACTCGGTCCGAGGGCGGTGGTGGTCAAGAGAGGCGCGCACGGCGCGACGCTCTGTACCCGTGACGCCTGGTTCGGCATCCCTTCATACCCCGTGGCCACCGTGGTGGATCCGACGGGCGCCGGGGATACCTTCGCGGGCGGATTCATGGGTTACCTTGCCCGGTCGGGCGATACGGGCGTAGGCGCCTTGAAGCGCGCCATGGTGCACGGCAGCGTCATGGCCTCGTTCAACGTGGAGGATTTCAGCGTCAGGCGGCTCGAATCGCTTACCGAAGCCGAGATATCGGACCGCCACGATCGATTCATGGAGATGATTACACCATGA
- the mtnA gene encoding S-methyl-5-thioribose-1-phosphate isomerase — protein MNFTTIRWDRDESVLVLLDQTRLPGEVVYTRCRDIASVAEAIRRLRVRGAPAIGVAAAYGVVVGVQHSRAADFASFSREVEEAAELLAATRPTAVNLFWALERMRRTVREHRNAPVEDIKRALLGEALAIQSEDEHTCRLIGEHGAALLRTGQTVLTHCNAGALATAGAGTALAVVYQAHNEGKRVHVYADETRPVLQGARLTTWELTRAGIGVTLICDNMSAQVMKEGRIDCVIVGADRVAANGDVANKIGTYGVAVLADAHDVPLYVAAPYSSIDLSIESGAGIPIEEREAAEVSQGPGGRTAPEEVEVYNPAFDVTPARYVSAIITERGVARPPYAERLAALSHHAWEPAVTG, from the coding sequence ATGAATTTCACGACCATCCGGTGGGACCGCGACGAAAGCGTGCTGGTATTGCTGGACCAGACGCGACTGCCTGGCGAAGTGGTCTACACCCGGTGCCGGGACATCGCGTCCGTGGCGGAAGCCATCCGACGGCTGAGAGTTCGCGGCGCGCCGGCCATCGGCGTCGCCGCGGCCTACGGGGTCGTCGTCGGGGTCCAGCACAGCCGCGCGGCCGACTTCGCCTCTTTCAGCCGGGAAGTCGAAGAAGCCGCGGAACTGCTGGCGGCCACCCGACCCACGGCGGTCAACCTGTTCTGGGCGCTTGAGCGGATGCGCCGGACCGTCCGGGAACATCGGAATGCACCTGTGGAGGACATCAAGCGCGCCTTGCTCGGCGAAGCCCTGGCCATACAGTCGGAGGACGAGCACACGTGCCGCCTGATCGGTGAGCACGGCGCCGCGCTGCTCCGTACCGGACAGACGGTGCTCACGCACTGCAATGCCGGCGCGCTCGCCACGGCCGGCGCGGGCACGGCCCTCGCCGTGGTGTACCAGGCGCACAACGAAGGCAAGCGGGTCCACGTGTACGCCGATGAGACGAGACCCGTCCTGCAGGGCGCCCGGCTCACTACCTGGGAGTTGACCAGGGCGGGCATAGGCGTGACGCTCATCTGCGACAACATGTCTGCCCAGGTCATGAAGGAAGGCCGGATCGATTGCGTGATCGTGGGCGCGGACCGCGTGGCCGCCAACGGCGACGTCGCCAACAAGATCGGCACCTACGGCGTGGCCGTGCTGGCCGACGCGCACGACGTGCCTCTGTACGTGGCGGCGCCTTACTCTTCGATCGACCTGTCCATCGAATCGGGCGCCGGGATCCCGATCGAAGAACGGGAAGCCGCCGAAGTAAGCCAGGGACCGGGCGGGCGCACCGCCCCCGAGGAGGTGGAGGTGTACAATCCCGCATTCGACGTAACCCCGGCCCGTTACGTGTCTGCGATCATCACGGAACGCGGCGTGGCCAGACCGCCATACGCCGAGCGTCTCGCCGCACTGTCACACCATGCCTGGGAGCCGGCTGTAACCGGGTAA
- the rplM gene encoding 50S ribosomal protein L13 codes for MKTPTVKKEDLRRDWHVVDADGKVLGRLASEVAKILRGKHKPIYSPHLDTGDHVIVINAEKVVLTGKKPQNKLYYRHSGYPGGLKTISYERMAARHPDRAVRMAIKGMLPHNALGRQIFRKLRVYAGAEHPHSAQKPVALDI; via the coding sequence ATGAAGACACCAACGGTTAAGAAGGAAGACCTGCGGCGGGACTGGCACGTCGTGGACGCCGACGGCAAGGTGCTGGGCAGGCTGGCCAGCGAAGTGGCCAAGATCCTGCGCGGCAAGCACAAGCCGATCTACTCGCCCCACCTGGATACCGGTGACCACGTCATCGTCATAAACGCGGAAAAGGTGGTCCTGACCGGCAAGAAGCCGCAGAACAAGCTATATTACCGCCATAGCGGCTATCCCGGCGGTCTGAAGACGATCAGCTACGAACGCATGGCCGCCCGTCATCCCGACCGGGCGGTGCGCATGGCCATCAAGGGCATGTTGCCGCACAACGCCCTCGGCCGCCAGATATTCCGCAAACTCCGCGTGTACGCCGGCGCGGAACACCCACACAGCGCCCAGAAACCGGTCGCGCTGGACATATAA
- the rpsI gene encoding 30S ribosomal protein S9 codes for MNSDTHGHHAVGRRKRAIAKVWLRAKKEGASHKVNDKPLLDYFDRPGLVAAIEEPLVLTEMNDQVVVFARTFGGGKTGQAGALRLGIARALKDMDESLHAPLREAGMLTRDSRIKERKKYGLAGARKRFQFSKR; via the coding sequence ATGAATTCGGATACCCATGGACACCACGCAGTGGGCAGAAGGAAACGCGCGATCGCCAAGGTCTGGCTGCGCGCGAAGAAGGAAGGCGCCAGCCACAAGGTCAACGACAAGCCGCTGCTCGATTACTTCGACCGGCCCGGTCTCGTCGCCGCGATCGAGGAGCCCCTGGTGCTCACCGAAATGAACGACCAGGTGGTCGTGTTCGCACGGACCTTCGGCGGCGGAAAGACCGGCCAGGCCGGGGCATTGAGACTCGGTATCGCGCGGGCGCTGAAGGACATGGACGAAAGCCTGCACGCTCCGCTGCGCGAAGCGGGCATGCTGACGCGGGATTCACGCATCAAGGAACGCAAGAAATACGGACTGGCCGGCGCACGCAAGCGGTTCCAGTTCTCTAAGCGTTAA
- the rpsB gene encoding 30S ribosomal protein S2: MGIPTIQDLLDAGVHFGHQTRRWNPKMKEFIFAERNNIYIIDLKKTLSQIEIAYEAVRKAVENGQSVLFVGTKKQARPVIIEMAQRCGMFYVAERWLGGMLTNFQTIQTSVKRLEELEKMKEHGTMEALTKKEAASLEKERERLQKVLGGIREMRDLPGVIFVVDARKERIAVAEANTLEIPIVSILDTNCDPDLIDYPIPGNDDALRSITLITEVVASAAEEGLRNSGRAVPGDEAPVEEVEEQQA; the protein is encoded by the coding sequence ATGGGGATTCCGACCATTCAGGACCTGCTGGATGCGGGCGTTCACTTCGGCCACCAGACCCGACGCTGGAACCCGAAGATGAAGGAATTCATATTCGCCGAGCGCAACAACATCTACATCATCGACCTGAAGAAGACGCTCAGCCAGATCGAAATCGCGTATGAAGCCGTGCGCAAGGCCGTCGAAAACGGGCAATCCGTCCTCTTCGTGGGCACGAAGAAGCAGGCCCGGCCCGTGATTATCGAAATGGCGCAGCGGTGCGGCATGTTCTACGTCGCGGAACGCTGGCTCGGCGGCATGTTGACGAACTTCCAGACCATCCAGACCAGCGTCAAGCGCCTGGAAGAACTCGAGAAAATGAAAGAGCACGGCACCATGGAAGCGCTCACGAAGAAAGAGGCCGCGAGCCTGGAGAAGGAGCGGGAGCGCCTGCAGAAAGTACTGGGCGGCATCCGCGAAATGCGCGATCTGCCCGGCGTCATTTTCGTGGTGGACGCCCGCAAGGAACGGATCGCCGTCGCGGAGGCGAACACCCTGGAGATCCCCATCGTCAGCATCCTGGATACGAACTGCGATCCCGACCTGATCGACTATCCCATACCCGGGAACGACGACGCCCTCCGGTCCATCACCCTCATCACGGAAGTCGTCGCGAGCGCCGCGGAGGAAGGGCTGCGCAATTCCGGACGGGCCGTACCCGGGGACGAGGCACCGGTCGAAGAGGTCGAAGAGCAGCAGGCCTGA
- the tsf gene encoding translation elongation factor Ts, giving the protein MTISASDVKTLRSQTGAGMMDCKRALEESEGSIERAVTLLREKGIMAASKKSAREAKEGIIHTYIHPGSRIATMVEINCETDFVARNESFQTLARDIAMQVAATRPLAVDRDQIEEAVLEQEREIYRNQARNEGKPDHIIDRIVQGRIDKFNQENCLLEQPFIRDTDKTVRDLITEAVATLGENIMVRRFVRYELGGE; this is encoded by the coding sequence ATGACTATATCAGCCAGTGACGTAAAGACTTTGAGAAGCCAGACCGGCGCCGGAATGATGGACTGCAAGCGGGCCCTCGAAGAGTCTGAAGGCAGTATCGAAAGGGCGGTCACGCTCCTGCGCGAGAAAGGCATTATGGCGGCGTCCAAGAAGAGCGCCCGGGAGGCGAAAGAAGGCATTATCCATACCTATATCCATCCCGGCAGCCGCATCGCCACCATGGTCGAGATCAATTGCGAGACCGATTTCGTCGCGCGGAACGAGTCCTTCCAGACCCTGGCCCGCGACATCGCCATGCAGGTGGCGGCCACCCGCCCCCTCGCCGTGGACCGGGACCAGATCGAAGAAGCCGTCCTGGAACAGGAACGGGAGATCTACCGGAACCAGGCGCGGAACGAGGGCAAGCCGGACCATATCATCGACCGGATCGTCCAGGGGAGGATCGATAAATTCAACCAGGAAAACTGCCTCCTGGAACAGCCATTCATACGGGATACCGACAAGACGGTGCGGGACCTGATCACGGAGGCGGTGGCCACGCTGGGCGAGAACATCATGGTTAGACGGTTCGTCCGGTACGAACTGGGCGGAGAATAA
- a CDS encoding ribosome recycling factor, with protein sequence MPERCIVEAKEIIRETNRKMDQSVEVLRTELAGVRAGRANPALLDNIQVEAYGTMTPINQVATVNTPDARTISIQPWDKQMVSEIIRAIQKSDLGLMPNSDGNVIHLPVPALTEERRLEYVRLIKKLGEDGKIGVRNVRREMNERIKAEEKAHRMSEDESKRHQKTIQDLTDQHISSIDSAISSKEQEILEI encoded by the coding sequence ATGCCAGAGAGGTGTATCGTGGAAGCGAAAGAGATCATCAGAGAAACCAACCGGAAGATGGACCAGTCCGTCGAGGTGCTGCGCACGGAACTCGCCGGCGTCCGGGCCGGCCGGGCCAATCCGGCCCTGCTGGACAACATCCAGGTGGAAGCCTACGGGACCATGACCCCCATCAACCAGGTCGCCACCGTGAACACGCCGGACGCCCGCACGATCTCGATCCAGCCGTGGGACAAGCAAATGGTATCCGAAATCATCCGTGCAATCCAGAAGTCCGACCTGGGACTCATGCCGAATTCCGATGGCAACGTCATCCACCTGCCCGTACCCGCGCTGACCGAAGAGCGCAGGCTGGAATACGTAAGACTGATCAAGAAACTGGGCGAGGACGGCAAGATCGGCGTCCGGAACGTGCGCCGGGAAATGAACGAGCGCATCAAGGCCGAAGAAAAGGCCCACCGGATGTCGGAAGACGAAAGCAAGAGGCACCAGAAGACCATCCAGGATCTCACCGACCAGCATATCTCCTCCATCGACAGCGCCATATCGTCAAAAGAACAGGAAATCCTGGAGATCTAG
- a CDS encoding isoprenyl transferase, producing MPRHIAFIMDGNGRWAKKQGLARDQGHSAGVESVREMIRCAGEFGVGILTFFGFSTENWNRPRREVAAIMQLIVESLRGAFEEARAHGIRVSFLGRWDELPESNRQVIKQITEQTAGNDRLLLNFALNYGGRQEIVEAAQCIALDVQAGRLDPEAIDESLFASYLYTEHLPDPDLLIRTSGEMRISNFLLYQLAYTELLVSPVLWPDFSRSHFIGAIRDYQSRERRFGRTGEQVSSHST from the coding sequence ATGCCCCGCCACATCGCGTTCATCATGGACGGCAACGGCCGGTGGGCGAAGAAGCAGGGACTCGCGCGGGACCAGGGCCACTCCGCGGGGGTGGAGTCCGTTCGCGAAATGATCCGGTGCGCCGGGGAGTTCGGCGTGGGGATCCTCACCTTCTTCGGGTTCTCCACCGAGAACTGGAATCGTCCCAGGCGGGAAGTCGCCGCCATCATGCAGTTGATCGTCGAATCGCTCCGCGGCGCCTTCGAAGAAGCCCGCGCGCACGGGATCCGGGTCTCCTTCCTGGGCAGATGGGACGAGCTGCCGGAATCCAACCGGCAGGTCATCAAGCAGATCACGGAGCAGACGGCGGGCAACGACCGCCTTCTGTTGAATTTCGCCCTGAATTACGGCGGCCGGCAGGAGATCGTCGAAGCCGCGCAGTGCATCGCCCTGGACGTCCAGGCCGGCCGGTTGGATCCGGAAGCCATCGACGAGTCGCTTTTCGCGTCCTACCTGTACACGGAGCACCTGCCCGACCCGGACCTGTTGATCCGGACCAGCGGGGAGATGCGGATCAGCAACTTCCTTCTCTATCAGCTGGCCTATACCGAACTCCTGGTTTCTCCGGTCCTCTGGCCCGATTTCTCGCGAAGCCACTTCATCGGGGCCATCAGGGACTACCAGTCGAGGGAGCGCCGTTTCGGCCGAACCGGCGAACAGGTCTCCTCGCACAGCACGTAA
- a CDS encoding 1-deoxy-D-xylulose-5-phosphate reductoisomerase, with protein sequence MKRIAILGSTGSVGTQTLEVIAAFPDRYAAHSLTARSRIDLLELQCARFGPRMVAILDAECAEQARLTAGFARGGGGQPGPSIHTGVEGLIEAVTHPDVDLVISALPGSAGLVPTLRAIEAGKTIALANKEILVMAGEIVMESARRNGVEILPVDSEHCAVHQCLAGQDPDRIQRVVLTASGGPFRDTAPAALARMTSKDALNHPTWNMGQKVTIDSATLMNKGFEVIEAHWLFGLPVSKIDVVIHPQSIIHSMVEMVDGSLLAQMGPTDMRIPIQYALSYPERLESPWPRFDITRNWSLTLDPPDEAMFPCLGLAYEAIRRGSTVPAVLSAADELAVEAFLRQRIGFTDIPRIIADAMDRHLAAPDLTAPVTLESIMSADRWTRTFCGEKLIAG encoded by the coding sequence ATGAAACGCATCGCCATCCTGGGTTCGACGGGTTCGGTCGGCACGCAGACGCTGGAGGTCATCGCGGCCTTCCCGGACCGGTATGCGGCCCACAGCCTGACGGCCAGGAGCCGGATCGACCTGCTGGAGCTGCAGTGCGCGCGCTTCGGCCCGCGCATGGTCGCCATCCTGGACGCGGAATGCGCCGAGCAGGCCAGGCTGACCGCCGGGTTCGCGCGAGGAGGAGGCGGTCAGCCCGGACCGTCGATCCACACCGGCGTGGAGGGCCTGATCGAAGCGGTCACCCACCCCGACGTGGACCTGGTCATCAGCGCCCTCCCGGGCAGCGCGGGGCTGGTCCCCACGCTGCGGGCGATCGAAGCGGGCAAGACCATCGCCCTGGCCAACAAGGAGATCCTGGTCATGGCCGGCGAGATCGTGATGGAATCGGCGCGGCGCAACGGGGTGGAGATCCTGCCCGTGGACAGCGAACACTGCGCGGTGCACCAGTGCCTGGCCGGGCAGGACCCGGACCGGATCCAGCGCGTGGTCCTCACGGCATCGGGCGGGCCCTTCCGCGACACCGCCCCCGCGGCCCTGGCGCGGATGACTTCGAAGGACGCGTTGAACCATCCCACCTGGAACATGGGGCAGAAGGTCACGATCGATTCCGCCACGCTCATGAACAAGGGGTTCGAGGTCATCGAGGCCCACTGGCTCTTCGGCCTCCCGGTCTCGAAGATCGACGTGGTGATACATCCCCAGTCCATCATCCACTCCATGGTCGAGATGGTCGACGGGTCTCTGCTGGCCCAAATGGGTCCGACCGACATGCGCATACCGATCCAATACGCCCTCTCGTACCCCGAGCGCCTTGAATCTCCCTGGCCCCGGTTCGACATCACGCGGAACTGGTCCCTGACCCTGGACCCGCCCGACGAGGCCATGTTCCCCTGCCTGGGGCTGGCCTACGAGGCCATCCGCCGCGGGTCCACCGTGCCCGCCGTCCTGAGCGCCGCCGACGAGCTGGCCGTCGAGGCCTTCCTCCGGCAGCGGATCGGGTTCACCGACATACCTCGCATCATCGCCGACGCGATGGACAGGCACCTGGCCGCGCCGGATCTCACCGCGCCCGTCACCCTGGAATCCATCATGTCGGCGGACCGGTGGACCCGGACGTTCTGCGGGGAAAAGTTGATTGCCGGATAG